TAGACACTCATAAACTTGATTAGATGTTAAAGCATTGAAAATTTTTCTTGGATAATTATTCATGAATGTTTCAATGTGTTTAACATCTTTTTTTGTTAAATGATCCATAGATACACCTTTAGATATAAATCTTCTAACTATTTTATTATTATTTTCATTACTTACTCTCTCATTAGAACAATAAGGATGAGCAAAATACCAATCAATACCTAAATCAGTAATTTCTTTAATATTTGCAAATTCACTTCCATTATCAGAAGTAATTG
This is a stretch of genomic DNA from Streptobacillus canis. It encodes these proteins:
- a CDS encoding IS30 family transposase, whose protein sequence is ITSDNGSEFANIKEITDLGIDWYFAHPYCSNERVSNENNNKIVRRFISKGVSMDHLTKKDVKHIETFMNNYPRKIFNALTSNQVYECLLNLV